From a region of the Dissulfurirhabdus thermomarina genome:
- a CDS encoding cupin domain-containing protein has translation MNPADLENLLNGFKMMAKLELTLAALYKACAAAWPEERDFWADLEAQEQGHARNIGEMARLVTEHPERYEGHRVFFQPKVLDRMLADLKARIDDVAGGRADPEAVLRFARDTEQSLINARYDEIVKTDDLAFERLVKDIVVANYEIRHQLHTRLAEVQAEKRRRMLEELRPGDLLAELPADLSRETFETLLETGAFRLERIVSRGQATPEGRWLESDTHEWVMVIRGRARLEFEGVDAPVELGPGGHVTIPARRRHRVTWTDPGEPTVWLALHYA, from the coding sequence ATGAACCCCGCCGATCTCGAAAACCTCCTCAACGGATTCAAGATGATGGCCAAGCTGGAGCTGACGCTGGCGGCCCTCTACAAGGCCTGCGCCGCGGCCTGGCCCGAAGAGCGCGACTTCTGGGCCGACCTCGAGGCACAGGAACAGGGCCACGCCCGGAACATCGGGGAGATGGCCCGCCTCGTCACCGAGCACCCGGAACGCTACGAGGGCCACCGGGTCTTCTTCCAGCCCAAGGTCCTGGACCGGATGCTGGCGGACCTCAAGGCACGCATCGACGATGTGGCCGGCGGACGGGCCGACCCGGAGGCGGTGCTCCGGTTCGCCCGCGACACGGAACAATCCCTCATCAACGCCCGCTACGACGAGATCGTCAAGACCGACGACCTCGCCTTCGAACGACTGGTGAAGGACATCGTGGTGGCCAACTACGAGATCCGCCACCAGCTCCACACCCGGCTCGCCGAGGTGCAGGCCGAAAAGCGCCGGCGGATGCTTGAGGAGCTCCGCCCCGGCGACCTCCTGGCGGAGCTTCCGGCGGACCTCTCCCGAGAGACCTTCGAGACCCTGCTGGAGACCGGGGCGTTCCGCCTGGAACGGATCGTCTCGCGGGGCCAGGCGACCCCGGAGGGCCGCTGGCTCGAGTCCGACACCCACGAGTGGGTCATGGTGATCCGGGGACGGGCCCGGCTGGAGTTCGAGGGTGTGGACGCGCCCGTGGAGCTCGGCCCCGGCGGGCACGTCACCATCCCCGCCCGCCGGCGCCACCGGGTGACCTGGACCGACCCCGGCGAACCCACGGTCTGGCTCGCCCTCCACTACGCCTGA
- the aroB gene encoding 3-dehydroquinate synthase: MKTMGDLSAAWERVRVELGAASYDILIGPGLLAEVGGDLRERPLGHRYVVVTDETVADYLGADLERLLRDEGLRVDLLSFPAGEASKHMGTVVDLARRMVALGCDRRSVVLALGGGVVGDVAGFLASIYMRGVPCIQLPTTLLAQVDSSVGGKTGVDLPEGKNLVGTFYQPRRVYADIGALASLPPAELRNGLAEVVKYGMIRSPELFALLEARGREILDLEPETVAEVVARSCRIKAEVVAADEREGGLRRILNFGHTVGHAVEAASDYRLPHGSAVAVGMAVIARLSVEMGLMPPADEARLLALLDALGLPRRVPDGIETGHLLELLRHDKKADAGRVHFVLSEGIGATRITPEVDEAALAGAVDATRSAP, from the coding sequence ATGAAGACCATGGGAGACCTGAGCGCGGCCTGGGAACGGGTCCGCGTGGAACTGGGGGCGGCCAGCTACGACATCCTCATCGGCCCGGGGCTCCTGGCCGAGGTGGGGGGCGACCTCCGCGAGCGGCCCCTCGGCCATCGCTACGTGGTCGTCACCGACGAGACGGTGGCCGACTACCTGGGGGCCGACCTCGAGCGGCTCCTCCGGGACGAGGGGCTCCGGGTGGACCTCCTGTCGTTCCCCGCCGGGGAGGCCTCGAAGCACATGGGCACGGTGGTGGACCTGGCCCGGCGCATGGTGGCCCTCGGCTGCGACCGCCGGAGCGTCGTCCTGGCCCTCGGCGGCGGCGTGGTGGGGGACGTGGCCGGGTTCCTCGCCTCCATCTACATGCGGGGCGTGCCCTGCATCCAGCTCCCCACCACGCTGCTCGCCCAGGTGGACAGCTCCGTGGGCGGAAAGACCGGGGTGGATCTGCCCGAGGGGAAGAACCTGGTGGGCACCTTCTACCAGCCCCGGCGGGTCTACGCCGACATCGGGGCCTTGGCGAGTCTCCCCCCGGCCGAGCTCCGAAACGGCCTCGCCGAGGTGGTGAAGTACGGCATGATCCGCAGCCCGGAGCTCTTCGCCCTCCTCGAGGCGCGGGGCCGTGAGATCCTCGATCTCGAGCCCGAGACGGTGGCCGAGGTGGTGGCCCGCTCCTGCCGCATCAAGGCCGAGGTGGTGGCGGCCGACGAGCGGGAGGGCGGTCTCCGGCGCATCCTGAACTTCGGCCACACCGTGGGCCACGCCGTGGAGGCGGCCTCGGACTACCGGCTGCCCCACGGCTCCGCGGTGGCCGTGGGCATGGCGGTGATCGCCCGCCTCTCCGTGGAGATGGGGCTCATGCCCCCGGCGGACGAGGCCCGGCTGCTCGCCCTCCTCGACGCCCTGGGGCTGCCCCGCCGGGTGCCCGACGGGATCGAGACCGGGCACCTCCTGGAGCTCCTCCGGCACGACAAGAAGGCCGATGCCGGCCGGGTTCACTTTGTGCTCTCGGAGGGGATCGGCGCCACCCGGATCACGCCGGAGGTGGACGAGGCGGCGCTGGCGGGTGCCGTGGACGCCACCCGCTCGGCCCCCTGA
- the ndk gene encoding nucleoside-diphosphate kinase, with amino-acid sequence MERTLSIIKPDGVEKKLIGEIIRRFEAAGIRIAAMKMLRLTKAEAEGFYAVHRGKPFFESLTDFMSSGPIVVMVLEGEDVIRKNRELMGATNYKEAKPGTIRADFASDIEKNIVHGSDAPETARTEIAYFFSEMDIC; translated from the coding sequence ATGGAACGCACCCTGTCCATCATCAAGCCCGACGGAGTGGAGAAGAAGCTCATCGGAGAGATCATCCGGCGGTTCGAGGCCGCCGGCATCCGGATCGCCGCCATGAAGATGCTCCGCCTCACCAAGGCCGAGGCCGAGGGCTTCTACGCCGTCCACCGCGGCAAGCCCTTCTTCGAGAGCCTCACCGATTTCATGTCCTCCGGCCCCATCGTGGTCATGGTCCTCGAGGGGGAGGACGTCATCCGGAAGAACCGGGAGCTCATGGGCGCCACCAACTACAAGGAGGCCAAGCCGGGCACCATCCGCGCGGACTTCGCCTCGGACATCGAAAAGAACATCGTCCACGGCTCGGACGCCCCCGAGACCGCCCGCACCGAGATCGCTTACTTCTTCAGCGAGATGGACATCTGCTGA
- a CDS encoding DUF3106 domain-containing protein, giving the protein MKTPRLPSGLLAGLLAACWILAAPGAAGAAGAVSWDRLAPEEQRVLAPLEQRWDRLPPERRQRLQKGARRWLRMGPEERRRARERLERWRRLSPEARQRIRERFRRFKRLPPEERRRLLRARERFRRLPPERRRQLRERWLRMGPEERQRIRERLRGGGSRSFGGRGRP; this is encoded by the coding sequence ATGAAGACCCCTCGGCTTCCTAGCGGCCTCCTGGCCGGCCTCCTGGCCGCCTGTTGGATCCTCGCCGCCCCGGGCGCGGCGGGGGCGGCGGGCGCGGTCTCGTGGGACCGGCTGGCCCCGGAGGAACAGCGGGTGCTGGCCCCCCTGGAGCAGCGTTGGGATCGCCTTCCGCCCGAGCGCCGGCAGCGGCTCCAGAAGGGTGCCCGCCGGTGGCTGCGGATGGGCCCGGAGGAGCGGCGCCGGGCCCGGGAGCGGCTCGAGCGCTGGCGGCGGCTTTCGCCCGAGGCGCGGCAGCGGATCCGCGAGCGGTTCCGGCGGTTCAAACGGCTGCCGCCCGAGGAGCGGCGGCGGCTGCTCCGCGCCCGGGAGCGTTTCCGGCGGCTCCCGCCGGAGCGGCGCCGCCAACTCCGCGAACGGTGGCTGCGGATGGGCCCGGAGGAGCGGCAGCGCATCCGGGAGCGCCTGCGCGGAGGCGGCTCCAGGTCTTTCGGCGGGCGGGGGCGGCCCTGA
- a CDS encoding methylated-DNA--[protein]-cysteine S-methyltransferase encodes MNTGSEPRPRRAEWGDAVSLPLGGARLLVRPAWRGGALARLALRLAPGGPPPRSPRDRDLARRLAAWLAGDPDAFGGLPLDPGGTPFQHRVWTAARAIPRGRTRTYGALAGELGTAPRAVGRALAANPLPLVVPCHRVVGAGGALTGFSAGLRLKRLLLDLEQEAA; translated from the coding sequence ATGAACACCGGTTCTGAACCCCGGCCCCGCCGGGCCGAGTGGGGCGATGCCGTCTCCCTCCCCCTCGGCGGGGCCCGGCTCCTCGTCCGCCCCGCCTGGCGCGGCGGGGCCCTGGCGCGGCTGGCGCTCCGACTGGCGCCCGGGGGGCCGCCGCCGCGGTCGCCCCGCGACCGGGATCTCGCCCGCCGCCTGGCGGCGTGGCTCGCCGGCGACCCGGACGCCTTCGGGGGACTCCCCCTGGACCCCGGCGGGACCCCCTTCCAGCACCGGGTCTGGACGGCCGCCCGGGCCATCCCCCGGGGGCGGACCCGGACCTACGGGGCGCTGGCCGGGGAACTCGGCACCGCCCCCCGGGCCGTGGGCCGGGCCCTGGCCGCCAACCCCCTGCCCCTCGTCGTCCCCTGCCACCGGGTGGTGGGGGCCGGCGGCGCCCTCACGGGCTTCTCCGCCGGCCTGCGCCTGAAACGCCTCCTGCTGGACCTCGAGCAGGAGGCCGCCTGA
- a CDS encoding chaperone modulator CbpM, translated as MSTTYTLKIACREVGLSPGFVRCCIREGLVEVRRVGGRCLLDEAALRRLHRIRRLRKDLGVNLAGIDIILRLLDRLEGDPRPGGGGRARPLEVRRVRVLEDD; from the coding sequence GTGTCGACCACCTACACCCTGAAGATCGCCTGCCGGGAGGTGGGCCTGAGCCCGGGCTTCGTCCGCTGCTGCATCCGGGAGGGGCTGGTGGAGGTACGCCGGGTGGGGGGCCGGTGTCTCCTCGACGAGGCGGCGCTTCGGCGGCTCCACCGGATCCGGCGGCTGCGGAAGGACCTCGGCGTGAACCTCGCCGGCATCGACATCATCCTGCGCCTCCTCGACCGGCTGGAGGGCGACCCGCGCCCCGGGGGCGGCGGGCGGGCGCGCCCCCTGGAGGTCCGGCGGGTCCGCGTCCTTGAGGACGACTGA
- a CDS encoding DUF3619 family protein, whose amino-acid sequence MKGNETDRFVERTRRLLDQGARDIDAATLARLDRARRRALAGERPARRLLLDLRRLFPAAALLGAAAAAALALVLRVETPRTAAPLAAALEDLEVVTAPEPLDFYADLDFYAWMAAETDDAG is encoded by the coding sequence ATGAAGGGGAACGAAACGGACCGGTTCGTCGAAAGGACCCGCCGCCTCCTGGACCAGGGGGCGCGCGACATCGACGCCGCCACCCTGGCCCGGCTCGACCGGGCCCGCCGCCGGGCCCTGGCCGGGGAACGGCCGGCCCGCCGGCTCCTCCTCGATCTCCGCCGCCTGTTCCCGGCGGCGGCCCTCCTGGGGGCCGCCGCGGCGGCCGCCCTGGCCCTGGTCCTCCGCGTGGAGACGCCCCGGACGGCCGCCCCGCTGGCGGCGGCCCTGGAAGACCTCGAGGTCGTGACGGCGCCGGAGCCCCTGGACTTCTACGCCGACCTCGACTTCTACGCGTGGATGGCGGCGGAGACGGACGATGCAGGCTAG
- a CDS encoding vitamin B12-dependent ribonucleotide reductase: protein MTSNKPSTKLDSELPKTDLPLSENALVVLARRYLRKDNRGKVVERPEDMFRRVARTIAQADLRYDPDVDVDEVADFFYGLMTDFKFLPNSPTLMNAGRELGQLSACFVLPIHDSIESIFDAVKHTAMIHKSGGGTGFSFSRIRPEGDRVQTTHGVASGPISFMTIFDVATETIKQGGTRRGANMGILRVDHPDIEAFITAKTQTDRLNNFNISVALTERFMEAVEREEDYGLVNPATGQEVARIPATRVFDTIVESAWASGEPGIVYLDRINQANPTPHLGEIESTNPCGEQPLLPYESCNLGSINLGRFVVDGAIDYPALREAVHGAVHFLDNVIDLNRFPLEQIREMTLRTRKIGLGVMGFADLLIQLGIPYNSAQAGTVAEEVMGFINRESKAASAELAERRGNFPAYKGSVYDTPETPYMRNATTTTIAPTGTISIIAGASSGIEPLFSVSYVRKVLDGTELVEAHPLFVQAMEKAGAYSEALLERIAERGSVQGMDEVPEEIQRIFVTSMDVAPEDHIAVQAAFQRHTDNAVSKTINFPESATKDDIRKAYLLAWRQGLKGLTIYRYGSRPVQVLNLKKKETAKETADAAAAPGGKIAPRPRPLRTRGVTERMRTGCGNLYVTVNWDDQDLCEVFAQMGKAGGCAACQIEAESRLISLALRSGIRVQSIVKQLAGIRCPSPSWQEGQQLLSCPDAMAKVLGRIANVETREKETALLACPECGSVLEPESGCLLCRACGFSKCD, encoded by the coding sequence ATGACATCCAACAAGCCGTCCACCAAGCTCGACTCCGAACTGCCCAAGACCGATCTCCCGCTCAGCGAGAACGCCCTGGTGGTGCTCGCCCGGCGCTACCTCCGGAAGGACAATCGCGGGAAGGTCGTCGAGCGGCCGGAGGACATGTTCCGCCGCGTGGCCCGGACCATCGCCCAGGCGGACCTCCGCTACGACCCCGACGTGGACGTGGACGAGGTGGCCGACTTCTTCTACGGCCTCATGACGGACTTCAAGTTCCTCCCCAACTCCCCCACCCTCATGAACGCGGGCCGCGAGCTGGGCCAGCTCTCCGCCTGCTTCGTGCTCCCCATCCACGACTCCATCGAGAGCATCTTCGACGCGGTGAAGCACACCGCCATGATCCACAAGAGCGGCGGCGGAACGGGCTTCTCCTTCTCCCGCATCCGCCCGGAGGGCGACCGCGTCCAGACCACCCACGGCGTGGCCAGCGGGCCCATCTCCTTCATGACCATCTTCGACGTGGCCACGGAGACCATCAAGCAGGGCGGCACCCGGCGGGGGGCCAACATGGGCATCCTCCGGGTGGACCACCCCGACATCGAGGCCTTCATCACCGCCAAGACCCAGACCGACCGCCTCAACAACTTCAACATCTCCGTGGCCCTCACCGAGCGTTTCATGGAGGCGGTGGAACGCGAGGAAGACTACGGCCTGGTCAACCCCGCCACGGGCCAGGAGGTGGCCCGGATCCCGGCGACCCGGGTCTTCGACACCATCGTGGAATCCGCCTGGGCCAGCGGGGAGCCGGGCATCGTCTACCTCGACCGGATCAACCAGGCCAACCCCACCCCCCACCTCGGGGAGATCGAGAGCACCAACCCCTGCGGCGAGCAGCCGCTGCTCCCCTACGAGTCGTGCAACCTCGGTTCCATCAACCTCGGGCGCTTCGTGGTGGATGGGGCCATCGACTACCCCGCCCTGCGCGAGGCCGTCCACGGGGCGGTCCACTTCCTCGACAACGTCATCGATCTCAACCGCTTCCCCCTGGAGCAGATCCGGGAGATGACCCTCCGCACCCGCAAGATCGGCCTCGGGGTCATGGGCTTCGCCGATCTCCTCATCCAGCTCGGCATCCCGTACAACTCGGCCCAGGCCGGGACGGTGGCCGAGGAGGTCATGGGCTTCATCAACCGCGAGTCCAAGGCCGCCTCGGCGGAGCTGGCCGAACGGCGCGGCAACTTCCCCGCCTACAAGGGCAGCGTCTACGACACCCCCGAGACCCCCTACATGCGCAACGCCACCACCACCACCATCGCCCCCACGGGCACCATCAGCATCATCGCCGGGGCCTCGAGCGGCATCGAGCCCCTCTTCTCCGTGAGCTACGTCCGCAAGGTGCTCGACGGGACGGAGCTGGTGGAGGCCCACCCGCTCTTCGTACAGGCCATGGAAAAGGCCGGGGCCTACTCCGAGGCCCTCCTCGAGCGCATCGCCGAGCGGGGCTCGGTCCAGGGCATGGACGAGGTCCCGGAGGAGATCCAGCGGATCTTCGTCACCTCCATGGACGTGGCCCCGGAGGACCACATCGCGGTCCAGGCCGCCTTCCAGCGCCACACCGACAACGCCGTCTCCAAGACCATCAACTTCCCCGAGTCGGCCACGAAGGACGACATCCGCAAGGCCTACCTCCTCGCCTGGCGCCAGGGGCTCAAGGGCCTCACCATCTACCGCTACGGGAGCCGGCCGGTCCAGGTCCTGAACCTCAAGAAGAAGGAGACGGCCAAGGAGACCGCGGACGCGGCCGCCGCCCCGGGCGGAAAGATCGCCCCCCGCCCCCGCCCGCTCCGGACCCGGGGGGTCACGGAACGGATGCGGACCGGGTGCGGCAACCTCTATGTCACCGTCAACTGGGACGACCAGGACCTCTGCGAGGTCTTCGCCCAGATGGGCAAGGCCGGCGGGTGCGCCGCGTGCCAGATCGAGGCCGAAAGCCGCCTCATCTCCCTGGCCCTCCGGTCCGGGATCCGCGTCCAGTCCATCGTGAAGCAACTGGCCGGCATCCGGTGCCCGTCGCCCAGCTGGCAGGAGGGGCAACAGCTCCTGTCCTGCCCGGACGCCATGGCCAAGGTGCTCGGGCGCATCGCCAACGTGGAGACCCGGGAGAAGGAGACCGCGCTCCTCGCCTGCCCCGAGTGCGGATCGGTGCTCGAACCCGAGAGCGGGTGCCTGCTCTGCCGCGCTTGCGGATTCTCCAAGTGCGATTAA
- the thiL gene encoding thiamine-phosphate kinase, producing MERDLIRRIARAAERAAAGLVAGIGDDCAVGAPTPGHVLLLTTDTLAEGVHFRLETTDPFRLGRKTAAVNLSDIAAMGGRPRWALLSLAVPAGLDPAFWDPFLAGLTERLEAFGAALAGGDTVRSPGGLVLTLALAGEAEPGRVMGRAGARPGDIVYCSGPLGEAAAGLALLEAGLCPHRPRPAAFRRLVRAQLDPEPRLGLGRALAATGAVTAAIDLSDGLATDLAHLCEAGGVGAEVDAARLPLSRALRRAARRLDRRPLDWALAGGEDYELLWTVPPGREGEVRAAAARALGRPPHRIGRIVAGRGVRLREGARRRDITFTGHEHRF from the coding sequence TTGGAACGGGACCTCATCCGCCGCATCGCCCGGGCGGCGGAACGCGCCGCCGCCGGCCTGGTCGCCGGCATCGGTGACGACTGCGCCGTGGGGGCGCCCACCCCGGGGCACGTCCTGCTCCTGACCACCGACACCCTGGCCGAGGGGGTCCACTTCCGACTGGAGACCACGGATCCCTTCCGCCTCGGCCGCAAGACCGCCGCCGTCAACCTGAGCGACATCGCCGCCATGGGGGGGCGGCCCCGCTGGGCGCTCCTCTCCCTGGCGGTGCCGGCGGGCCTCGACCCGGCCTTCTGGGATCCCTTCCTCGCCGGGCTCACCGAGCGCCTCGAGGCGTTCGGGGCGGCCCTCGCGGGCGGCGACACGGTGCGGAGCCCCGGCGGCCTGGTCCTCACCCTCGCCCTCGCGGGGGAGGCGGAGCCCGGCCGCGTCATGGGCCGGGCCGGCGCCCGGCCCGGGGACATCGTCTACTGCTCCGGCCCCCTGGGAGAGGCCGCCGCCGGACTCGCCCTCCTCGAGGCCGGCCTCTGCCCGCACCGCCCCCGCCCGGCGGCCTTCCGGCGACTCGTCCGCGCCCAGCTCGATCCGGAGCCGCGCCTCGGCCTCGGCCGGGCGCTGGCCGCCACCGGGGCGGTCACCGCGGCCATCGACCTCTCGGACGGCCTGGCCACGGACCTCGCCCACCTCTGCGAGGCCGGGGGCGTGGGGGCCGAGGTGGACGCCGCCCGCCTCCCCCTCTCCCGGGCCCTCCGCCGGGCCGCCCGCCGCCTGGACCGCCGTCCCCTGGACTGGGCCCTCGCCGGCGGCGAGGACTACGAACTCCTCTGGACCGTCCCCCCGGGGCGGGAAGGCGAGGTCCGCGCCGCCGCCGCACGGGCCCTCGGCCGCCCGCCCCACCGGATCGGCCGCATCGTGGCGGGCCGGGGCGTCCGCCTCCGTGAGGGGGCCCGCCGCCGCGACATCACCTTCACCGGCCATGAACACCGGTTCTGA
- a CDS encoding DNA internalization-related competence protein ComEC/Rec2, translating into MRTTDPGRLLLPLAAFALGIALGRSWPGAGAWALAAGIGGGAELAALARGFGPADRRLPAAAAAVLLFTALGQAAWNHRLDTLRAASADLVALSARPGRHVLTGQVLRAPVATEDGVLALVAVAALHDPAGDRPLHGRLALAVRGLAPEDLEPGAWIRFACRLKPIRNHRAPGAFDRENRWATRDVRVAGFVDHPLRLLRAAAPAPSGAISRARLRLERTRARLLGALRARLPQPARGLAVAMTLGEKAELEPAVREAFARTGIGHLLAVSGLHLAMVALFAGGGLAWCLRRSRWCLEHLHLRKTATAAALAAAAAYAGLAGFSPSALRALLMVGAFGTALLADRPQAPLNALALAGWGLLLLDPCYLFDVSFQLSFAAVFFLVLAAPLLGGAGGDADETPGWFRRRARACVLVTLVATAATAPLVAWHFQRFSPLGLAANLAAVPVVGGLVLPALLLAALLWPVAPGAAALAWKGLAPVLSAVAALVERAAALPGAAAWIPRPGILPVTAYAALLAAGLVALGRGARRRGAISLAGALLLAAGWAAGAPNPAGRDLVLHVLDVGQGTSQVVELPGGKVVVVDGGGRRGTAYDMGARVVAPFLRTLGRTRIDVLVASHPEADHVGGLPALVEQFDVGEIWANGDRSRDETWRLLMEAAAARKVPVRVWRRPGRVTLGGAEVEVLPAGGCSRRGGRNARSLVLRVQAGPASLLLPGDIDRRREACLVESGLPPADILVMPHHGSRSASSPAFLARVRPRVAVCSAGWRNAFGHPAPEVLARYRRAGIPVLRTDRNGTVTARWDGTAWTVTGSPPGPFFRAEAADQGAERVASTAPASAASSTSGVIRVAPIPSESTK; encoded by the coding sequence TTGAGGACGACTGACCCGGGGCGGCTGCTCCTCCCGCTGGCCGCCTTCGCCCTGGGCATCGCCCTCGGCCGGTCCTGGCCGGGAGCCGGGGCGTGGGCCCTCGCCGCCGGGATCGGCGGGGGGGCGGAGCTCGCCGCCCTCGCCCGGGGGTTCGGGCCGGCCGATCGGCGCCTCCCCGCCGCCGCGGCTGCCGTGCTCCTCTTCACGGCCCTCGGCCAGGCCGCCTGGAATCACCGGCTGGACACCCTCCGGGCGGCCTCGGCGGACCTCGTGGCCCTCTCGGCCCGTCCCGGCCGCCACGTCCTCACGGGCCAGGTCCTTCGGGCCCCCGTGGCCACGGAGGACGGGGTCCTCGCCCTCGTGGCCGTGGCCGCGCTCCACGACCCCGCCGGTGACCGGCCCCTCCACGGGCGGCTGGCCCTCGCGGTGCGGGGGCTGGCGCCGGAGGACCTCGAACCGGGCGCCTGGATCCGCTTCGCCTGCCGGCTCAAGCCCATCCGCAACCACCGGGCGCCCGGGGCCTTCGACCGGGAGAACCGGTGGGCGACCCGGGACGTCCGGGTGGCCGGCTTCGTGGATCATCCCCTGCGCCTCCTCCGGGCGGCCGCCCCCGCCCCCTCCGGGGCGATCTCCCGGGCCCGCCTCCGGCTCGAACGGACCCGGGCCCGCCTCCTCGGCGCCCTCCGGGCCCGGCTCCCGCAGCCCGCCAGGGGCCTCGCCGTGGCCATGACCCTGGGGGAGAAGGCCGAGCTCGAGCCGGCGGTCCGGGAGGCCTTCGCCCGGACCGGCATCGGGCACCTGCTCGCGGTCTCGGGCCTGCACCTCGCCATGGTGGCGCTCTTCGCGGGCGGGGGGCTCGCCTGGTGCCTCCGGCGCTCCCGCTGGTGCCTGGAGCATCTCCACCTCCGGAAGACGGCGACGGCGGCGGCCCTGGCGGCGGCGGCCGCCTACGCGGGTCTCGCCGGCTTCAGCCCCTCGGCCCTCCGGGCCCTCCTCATGGTGGGGGCCTTCGGGACGGCGCTCCTGGCCGACCGGCCCCAGGCCCCCCTGAACGCCCTGGCCCTGGCCGGCTGGGGGCTGCTCCTCCTCGACCCCTGCTACCTCTTCGACGTCTCCTTCCAGCTCTCCTTCGCCGCGGTCTTCTTCCTGGTGCTGGCCGCGCCGCTCCTTGGAGGCGCCGGCGGCGACGCGGACGAGACCCCGGGATGGTTCCGGCGGCGGGCCCGGGCCTGCGTCCTGGTCACCCTGGTGGCCACGGCGGCCACGGCCCCCCTGGTGGCCTGGCACTTCCAGCGCTTCTCCCCCCTGGGCCTCGCGGCCAACCTGGCGGCGGTCCCGGTGGTGGGCGGCCTCGTGCTCCCGGCCCTCCTCCTCGCCGCCCTCCTGTGGCCCGTGGCGCCGGGCGCGGCGGCCCTCGCATGGAAGGGCCTCGCCCCGGTGCTCTCCGCCGTCGCCGCTCTGGTGGAACGGGCCGCCGCCCTGCCGGGGGCCGCCGCCTGGATCCCCCGGCCGGGTATCCTCCCCGTCACGGCCTACGCCGCCCTCCTGGCGGCGGGGCTCGTGGCCCTCGGCCGGGGCGCGCGGCGGCGGGGCGCGATCTCCCTGGCCGGCGCCCTCCTCCTCGCCGCCGGCTGGGCCGCGGGCGCCCCGAACCCGGCCGGGCGCGACCTCGTCCTCCACGTCCTGGACGTGGGCCAGGGGACCAGCCAGGTGGTGGAACTGCCCGGCGGGAAGGTCGTGGTGGTGGACGGGGGCGGCCGGCGCGGGACGGCCTACGACATGGGGGCCCGGGTGGTGGCCCCCTTCCTCCGCACCCTCGGCCGGACGCGGATCGACGTCCTGGTGGCCTCGCACCCGGAGGCGGACCACGTGGGCGGGCTCCCGGCCCTGGTGGAACAGTTCGATGTGGGGGAGATCTGGGCCAACGGGGACCGATCCCGGGACGAGACCTGGCGGCTCCTCATGGAGGCGGCGGCGGCCCGGAAGGTCCCCGTCCGGGTGTGGCGACGGCCGGGACGGGTCACCCTCGGCGGGGCCGAGGTGGAAGTCCTCCCGGCCGGGGGCTGCAGCCGACGGGGCGGCCGGAACGCCCGTTCCCTGGTCCTCCGGGTGCAGGCGGGCCCGGCCTCCCTGCTCCTTCCGGGCGACATCGACCGGCGGCGGGAGGCGTGCCTCGTCGAATCGGGGCTTCCTCCCGCGGACATCCTGGTGATGCCCCACCACGGAAGCCGCTCCGCCAGCAGCCCGGCCTTCCTGGCCCGCGTCCGCCCCCGGGTCGCCGTCTGCTCGGCCGGCTGGCGGAACGCCTTCGGCCACCCCGCCCCGGAGGTCCTGGCCCGGTACCGGCGGGCCGGGATCCCGGTACTCCGCACCGACCGGAACGGGACGGTCACCGCCCGGTGGGACGGCACCGCCTGGACCGTGACCGGCTCACCCCCGGGCCCCTTCTTCCGGGCGGAGGCGGCGGATCAGGGGGCCGAGCGGGTGGCGTCCACGGCACCCGCCAGCGCCGCCTCGTCCACCTCCGGCGTGATCCGGGTGGCGCCGATCCCCTCCGAGAGCACAAAGTGA
- a CDS encoding RNA polymerase sigma factor, producing MQEAFGVPETGGADPDRRAALDRFLGEVQVRAFRMAHFATGDREEALDIVQDAMFALVRGYGGRPPAEWRPLFFRVLQNRIRDWHRRTAVRRRWRRWLHGPDREGEGAAAGDPLQEVADPGGRDPSDAAADRAARDALERAIRELPLRQQQAFLLRAWEGLGVAETAAAMGCSEGSVKTHYSRAVHALRRRLEAYRP from the coding sequence ATGCAGGAGGCCTTTGGCGTGCCGGAGACGGGAGGTGCCGACCCGGATCGGCGGGCGGCCCTGGATCGGTTTCTCGGGGAGGTCCAGGTCCGGGCCTTTCGGATGGCGCACTTCGCCACGGGCGACCGGGAGGAGGCCCTGGACATCGTCCAGGACGCCATGTTCGCCCTGGTCCGGGGCTACGGCGGGCGCCCGCCGGCCGAGTGGCGGCCCCTCTTCTTTCGCGTGCTCCAGAACCGCATCCGCGACTGGCACCGGCGCACGGCGGTCCGGCGGCGCTGGCGGCGCTGGCTGCACGGCCCGGACCGGGAGGGCGAAGGGGCGGCCGCGGGGGATCCCCTCCAGGAGGTGGCGGACCCCGGCGGACGCGACCCGTCCGACGCCGCCGCCGACCGCGCCGCCCGGGACGCCCTGGAGCGGGCCATCCGGGAGCTGCCCCTCCGCCAGCAGCAGGCCTTCCTCTTGCGGGCCTGGGAGGGGCTCGGCGTGGCGGAGACCGCCGCCGCCATGGGCTGTTCCGAGGGGAGCGTGAAGACACACTATTCCAGGGCGGTTCACGCCCTCCGCCGCCGGCTGGAGGCATACCGGCCATGA